From the Juglans microcarpa x Juglans regia isolate MS1-56 chromosome 3D, Jm3101_v1.0, whole genome shotgun sequence genome, the window aactGGGATtgacaaaattattaattgCAACTGAACTAACTAGATGACCTACAATATATACTATTTGTATGAAAGGAAATTAATGCAAATGAATCACTGCATCTCAGGAAAGTGTGCGCATCACAAATCAACAAGTAATTGGTGGATATATAGCTAAAACCTAAAGGTAAATTTGGGCACATACGTGTCGAAATGAAGGTAGCTTAAAAAACTATCACTTTTTCACATTTCATCGATATTGCTAACCACTCTAACTAATACactaattctaaaatatttttgaaaaatataatttttgtactaTAAAGTGagattaaggcctcgtttgcatttaaaatccacctcaactcatctcatctcatcattataactttttcaaatttctacacaaaatataataaacaatttaactttttcaaattccaaaacaacttttctaaattccacacaaaatataataaataatttaacttttattctactattcacaaaccatctcaactcatctctgaatccaaaccactccttaagtccacttaaaatattttacaagttctTTGGAAACCTGCTGAGAGCCGCGGTAAAAAAAATACGTCCAAACTTATAAATACACTTAGAGGGCATATGTGTAATTTAATACTAAACAGTTTACGTAAAAGCCttagaataaaaaacaaaacaccttcattttatttcaaatacttACAATCGGCCTATGTTTCATTGTGATAAGAGGCCAGGCAACAgaggactcaccgagagaggcaACGAGAGGTGGTCGGCGAGGTgggactgagagagagagagagagagagagagagttgagcaagagagagataatgtgagagaaagagagacggagagagatcAACGGTACTGGGAAGGATCAGATGTGGCTTACTGAGAGTGATGGAAGCGTGCAGGGGGCACTCAGGAGGAGCTAGGCGGCTAAGGTGAACACACTGGCGAGCTGGACTTCACTGTGCCAAGGCAGGCGGTACCTAACGAAATCGGGAGCAAGGAGAACGAGCTGCTCTGTTTCGGTATGGTGAAAGCAGAGCCTTCGACGTGATGACCAACGGTGGCTCCACTATGGATTTACGGCTGGGTTATGGTGGTGGCACCACTAGTGGGTGAGGGGTAGGGTGGGCAGTGAGGTTTGGTGGTCACGGCCAGGCTGCCAAGGGCTGACGTTTGGACACAAAGGTATTGACTTTCCGTGTTGGTGTTTCAACAACAACCGCGCGCTTGACGTTGCAGTTTTGTGCATGGAGCTTGTGCAATGGCTACGGTGGCTGAGCAGGGGGCACTATGGTGGGGGTGAGTTTCCATTCGGGTTGCTGCTACGAGATGGAGGCTGGTGGTAGCGGCTGTTAATGGTCGTGCGTGCATGCAATATTGGTTGGGCACTACAAGGGTGGTGAACGTACGTGGGGTTGAGAAGAAGGATGGGCTACTGCATGTGGCAACCCTAGCTTGGGGAAGACGATTTAGGTGCAAATTAGAAGGTTTGTGCATTAACTTGTGTGGTTgttgaaaaccctagtgaaaAATGGGAGGAAGAAACATGCATCGGTGATGTGCATGGGAGACGTGGTTTGGCTTGGGACTGATCTTATGTTCTCACGTGCTTGGGTTTCTTGTGCCCGTTACAAAACCCCAGCTTGTGTTTATcaagtcataaattttattttttaatttgtaaaaataccaaatttaattgaaaaatccattattctcatttcataaatATTGAGTCTTATTCCATAAATACTCCCACCCCACGTTTCCTGAACCCAATCTCATCTAACTTACAAATCCAATACCAAAATCTCATAATAGCTCACGTTTCCATATTGATTGGCCatgtatacttttttattttaaattgcttGCTCCAACTAgctcaacttttttttccctctctcttttcaagCTGGCTCACCTTTAATAGGCTTTGGggtacaattattttattattttggattaAGCATGGGAATAGGCTATAGCTTTTAAAACTGAGAAAAACAaggggaaaatgagattttattactGGCATTTATGCAGACACCGATAGATGTATATTTAATTACAGGCctgaaaataaaacatcaatAAATGTCCATTTTCTGGCATTTGTATAAACGCCAGTAATATAAACGCCGCTAAGTCCTCTATACTTTACTGACGTCTATGTAAACatcgaaaaatatatatttaattgccAACGTGAAAATGAAACGTCAATAAATGACTATTTGTTGGCATATCTATAAGTGCCTCTAATATAAACGCCACTAAATCCTCTCTACTTTGTTGATGTTTAAGCAAACGCCGATAAATGTATATTTACTTAACGGTGTAAAAATGAAACgttgataaatttttattttttcagcatATCTATAAGCGCTGTTAATCTAACCGCCGCTAAATCCTCTCTACTTTATTGACGTTTATGCAAATGCCGacaaatgtatattaaattacCGGCGAAAAAATTTAACGTcgataaatttctatttttccgGCATATCGATAAGCGTCGCTACTATAAATGCCACTAAATCCTCTATACTTTACCAACGTTTATGCAAATGCCAGtaaatgtatatttaattaCTGGCGTGAAAATTAAACGTTGATAAAAGACTATTTTCCTGGCATATCTATAACCGCCGGTAATCGAAACGCCGCTAAATCATCTCTAAGTTCCAGGTGCTTATGCAAATATTGGTACTTAAATATTTGTGTATAAGCCGCTAATTAGTGGCGCATATGCCTATATGTCGGTATACAATCACCCATACTGCATCTTGGCCTCCTAGCATTTTCGGGAATCCTGAAACAAAGTCCATCCCGATCTCATCCCAAGTCCACACTGGTATAGGGAGTGGCTGAAGTGTACCTGAGGGTCTCTGATGCTCTGCCTTGACTTGTTGGCATGTCAAACACTGTGCTACATATGTCACTATCTCTCGCTTCATGCCACTCCACCAATAGTGTTGTTTTagatcccgatacatcttggtacttcCCGAATGAACTGTGTAGAGTGAATGATGAGCTTCTCTCAAGATCAAATATTTGATTACTCTATCATTGGGTACACATAATCTTCCCCTAAATCTCAAGGTGCCATCATCTGACACTAGAAAATCAGGTCTCTTACCCTCTGCTACTTCTTCTTTAATCTTCATCAATTCTGTATCACTTGATTGGGCGACCTTAATTTGATCTATCAATGTTGAACCTAGTGTCAAACTATTCATCTTAGCTTGAGTGTCCTGGATTACCTCAATGCCAGCTTGCTTCATGTCTAGTAGAATATGCTTCTGAGGAGTAAACATCGTAGCCAGGGTGCTAGAGGATGACTTCCGACTAATTGCATCTACTACGATGTTTGCTTTACCAAGATGGTAGTTAATATTGCAGTCATAGTCCTTCAGAAGTTCTAACCATCTCTGTTGTCTCATATTCAGTTCTTTttgtgtgaagaaatattttagacTCTTATGATCGGTATAAATCTCGCACTTTTCACCATAAAGATAATGTCTCCATATCTTCAAGGCAAAAACCATTGCTGCAAGTTCCAGATTATGGGTTAGGTAATTCTGCTCATAACTCTTTAGTTGTCGAGAAGCGTATGAAATAACTTTCTCATTATGCATTAAGACACAACCTAAACCCTTAAGTGAAGCATCGCTGTAAATAACAAATCCTCCATCTCCCGAAGGAACTGTAAGAACTGGTGCTGTCActaatcttttcttcaattcttggaagCTGTCCTCACACTCATCTGTCTATAGGAACTTGTCATCATTTCTCGTCAACTTTGTCATCGGAGCTGCTATACCTGAAAATCCTTCTTTAAATCTTCTATAGTAGCCAGCGAGAcctaagaaacttcgtatctcactGACATTACTAGGCTTGGCCCATTTTACCACTGCCTCAACCTTCGCTGGGTCCACTGAAATTCCTTTTGCTGATACCACGTGTCCCAAAAAGGAAATCTCTTGCaaccaaaactcacatttcttaaattttgcataCAACTTCTTTTCTCTTAGTGTTTGAAGAGCAATCCTCAAATGCTCCTCATGCTTTGCACTACTCCGAGAATAAATGAGAATATCGTCgataaaaactatcacaaactgGTCCAGATAATCCTTAAATACCCTATTCATAAGATCCATGAAAGCTGCGGAGGCATTAGTTAGACCAAACGGCATAACAAGGAATTCATAGTGTTAATACCGTGTCCGGAAGGCTGTCTTCTGCACATCTGTCTCCTTAACTTTCAACTGGTGATATCCGAATCGCAAATCTATCTTAGAAAAGACTTGGGCTCCCTGAAGTTGATCAAATAAGTCGTCTATCCGGGGTAGAGGGTATCTATTATTGATAGTTACTTTATTCAACTCCCTGTAGTCAATGCATAAACGCATAgaccatccttcttcttcacaaaaagTACTGGAGCACCCCATGGAGAAACACTGGGGCGTATGAACCCTTTCTCTAGTAACTCTTGCAATTGATCCTTGAGTTCCCTTAACTCAACTGGAGCCATGCGGTAGGGTGCTTTAGATATAGGCGTTGTTCCTGGAGTGAGATCAATCGCTAACTCAACTTCTCTATCCTGGGGTAACCTTGGAAGATCTTCAGGAAACACGTCTTTAAAATCTCTAACCACGCTTATGTCTTCAAGCTTGAGTCCATCTTCTGGTGGTAAGATCAAACTCGCAAGGAAACCCATGCACCCTTGTCTCAAAAGTCGGGTGGCCTGCAACGCTGAGATTACGCGAGGAGGGGAACTTCCTCGTAttaactaaaaactaaaatccTCCCCATTTGTGGATTTAAAGACTACTCTCTTATTAAAGCAATCCACACAAGCATGGTTCTGGGATAAccagtccattcccagaatCATGTCAAATCCTGACATATTAAATATGATCAAGTCCGCAGGTAGAATTCTCCCTTGAATCTCTATCGGACATCCAATTAGCACAGAATCACAAATAATATGTTCTCCCGAGGGCGTAGCAACAGACATACTAGGTTCTAGTAATTCAGGTATCATCTCAGTCAAAGGTGCATActgatttgaaatgaaagaatgagtGACACTAGAGTCGAATAAAATGGAGGCATGACGTGAAAACAACAATAATGTGCCTATATGAATGTCATAACAACTTAGAGCTATCAGGATCATATGATTTATTCATCGTACTAAAGACACATCTAAATTTAGGATAATGAAAGGTACATGTGACTACATCATTTGACGCTTCAGCATCAACAGGTGTGAGGGTATAGACTCTTGCCGTAGCTTGCATCTTCTGTCCTCCGCTCCTACCTGGTTCCCCAGGTTTCTTAATTGGGCAGTCCCAAGCTAGATGGTTTGGCTTCCTGCACTTGAAACACACGTTCTGGCCATACATACACTTTCCCAAATGTCATTTCCCACATGTTGCACACGTGGGGTAAGTTTGCCCTGCTGGTGGTTGCCCTTGATGATTCTAGATGTGAGGCCTCTTGTCCTTATGTGACATTGTCTGGAGTTGTTGCTCTTGCTAGCGCTTCCTCTGGTTGTTGTACTCAATGTTTTCTTGGAGGTCTTCTTCAGCAATGGTAGCTCGGGTGACTAGCTCCGTGAAACTCCGAATCCTGAGAGTACGCACACGTTCTAGAATCCTGCAATCCAGTCCGCGCTCGAATTTTTcagccttcttctcctcatctgGAATTAAGTAACTGGCGAAACGGGAAAGCTCCATGAATTTCGTAGCATACTGCGCTACCGTCATTGTTCCTTGAGTGAGGTCCATAAATTGGCGAGCTCTCGACTCCCGAAGGGTCCGTGGGAAAAAGTGATCTAGAAAGATTATTTTGAAATGTTCCCAAGTAATGGGGACTGCTTCCCCTAATTCCAGCTGCACCAAAGCCCGAGTCGACTTCCACCACTTGTTTGCCATGTCAGTCAAATGGTAAGTGACATATTTCACATTCTGATCATCCGTGCAGTAGAGCGCTTCAAAAATCTGCTCCATACGTTCAATCTAGCTTTCCGCATCTAAGGAATTCAGTCTGCCATCAAAAGTAGAAGGATGCTGGCGGGAAAATTGTTCCAAGGTACAACTGGCCTGTGGAGCTCTAGGCGCCATAAATTGGCCACTAACCTTTGATTGAAAGAATTAGGTAGCAGCAGCGACAAGAGGGTCCGGGTTATCATTTTGATTAGATCCAGAAGATCCCTCTCGATTTGGGTGATTTCTAGTACCGGGAGCCATGATCTACGTCAAGATATCATAGTAACAATTATCTAGTATTTGATAAGAATGcaaaaataatgacaataaaACAACTGCAATGATGGTTCTAACTAGTAAAGCTATAAAATGTTCAACcctaaataaaacaaatcttGATTACTCACGAGCAGGCTAGGAGCATCTTAGGTAATTTAACCTTtctttagaaaatttatatatatatatattttttttttccaaaaaaaatctaCAGGTCTCGAccggctctgataccaaattgtaacaccccattcccaaaggctaggagtgtcacatacttttcataaaaataaatccggcAAGAGACCTCAAATTTcctaaatgaaattagaaaatttattttgtaaaataaaggtctaataaaatgtcttccaaaaatttaaatgaaataaactgaacaaaactcatgtcataaaagcatgctttattttagaaagtctgaataaaaatttaatgctccttctactcctggtcTGCCTACTCGTATTTATCATCATTACTTGAgtggttaaaaaaatatgaaaataaacaaaaatgagtcgaagactcagcaatgaatccatcataacgtaaacatactaaacataaggttttcataaaactttcatgctgagagtttaaaatcatgactattcatactgatgcttgtgctatgcatgactgttttaactgaattaactgactgatttatctgactgatctgatttatctgactggccaacacacttaaccctgtgtgcgaggttgtgcaccggccccataTCCTGTGGCcacaaggggagccgctgatactattctagcatactatggtggaccacgactgagttcgtgacttgcacatccaccctaaaACTGAActacattggtaccatgcatctgaatggccatcttattaactgatctgatcttagctttcacttgaatttaagatggcttacgtgtcttatacacatgagatgcatgacatactacatacataatcataatttctgaatttaaacatgatgcggaataaCAAAATAGAATGCTAtactggatgacatgtttgcatatgacatgagtggtgcataaataattggctggaaatgaactagcttgaatactaattatctataaactgaaccgtgatgatcctaaacttgtgatcaaattacttacctcgctgcgtgtcttcttgaataacacttcgtaacttgagatctatatgaaataataactatcactaaattggtttggagtcacataagtactaatatcttacttaattaaaaccacaatctaaaagatagtgttaaacaTATCGATAAATCCTAGTAACTAAATTACTTAacatacttatttataatttagatgaatactcgaactattttaaaataatttataaacttaaattcttaaactaagttttatttcttaacataattattaaatcttataagaaacctaataaattctattaaatattcttaacatcataatttcattaaattcttaacataataattttattaaattttactaaatagacaaaggaatattaacaaaataattgcaaacatccttataaaaatagtctttgactaatatatttatttaagaaaaactgacttttaaaatgttaagcccaataaaattagtaaactgttattgaaataaaataaaatcaaatcccaattaaaatacaagtccatttaaaataattagaatagttTCTGTAAAATAACCTGGCCCgataacatattattattactactagATCTCAACAAAACAAactcaaacacacacacaagggCCTAGGGCCCAACAAAATAGACTCACGGGTTCTGTTAAAATCGAAAACACACGGGCTAAAACCAAACGACAGAGAGTTCAAGAGAGAGGGGTTTTGTGATCCCGTGATGGACTCACTGAGAGAGGCTGAGACGGAGATGGGCTGCGCGGAGGATTTGGCAACAAGCGGAAGTCACGGCGGCGAAACTAGTGGCTTCTCtgtggtggtgcgacaccgagtgagggagagagattacAGAGAGAACAATGTTAAACTGAGAACTACTGAAACCAAAAAGAGGTTGGCGGCGGTTGAGGTCTTATCGAAAGGGAGTGGGTGtgctggggctgagctggtcggcagtttctAGTTCCACAGGTGGTGCTCCAACTTCCTATGGTGGTCAGCGGTGGTTGGGAAGAACCTAAGGCTTAAACAGtagtgttttggtactctgggtaTTTCAGAAGCAGATGATCTTGGAGTGGCTCACGAGTTACTCCTCTCGTACGAGGTAAGCGATATTTATAATGGAAGacgatagagaaaaaaataaaataaaaggaaaattcgaggagtagagacgtgcatgtgacTAAGATGTAGACGTGCGGAGTGGAAATCGTTACTCACTAACAGAGTCGGTTTCCACTAGAATTTAAATTTACTAAGCTAGGGATGAGGCTGAAAATAAGGTTAGAATTTCAAATTCGACAGAAAGTGGGATGAAACTTACGGATTGGTGGTTTAAAGTGTGCAAAATAGAGGCTAAAAACAAGAGATAAGGTTCGGTGGAggtagagaaaaatataaactttaaatttcaaaccaactCTAGTGAACGTAGTCTGATACAATTTAGtaatcattattaaaacaaactctaaaaattttcaaataaaaattataatagtaattcttaaaataaaataaatataaaatttgataaaactataatcataataataatagaaaaatttttacTAAGAAATTTACTCTTATATCCTAAATCCAAAACTAGTATGTTACAAGTTACCAAGGGTTATACTCAACTTGAGGGcattgattattttgatacatTTTCTCTTGTTGCAAAGCTTACTACTGTTCATTGTTTTCTTGCCTTGGCTGCCTGCCATTCATAACTGGGAATTACATCAACTAGATGTAAACAATGTTTTCCTTCATGGGGAATTGAATGAAGACGTTTATATGAAATTGCCACCTGGTTTTTCAAAACCTAGAGACTCTCGGGTATGCAAGTTACTTAAGTCCCTATATGG encodes:
- the LOC121255117 gene encoding uncharacterized protein LOC121255117 → MEQIFEALYCTDDQNVKYVTYHLTDMANKWWKSTRALVQLELGEAVPITWEHFKIIFLDHFFPRTLRESRARQFMDLTQGTMTVAQYATKFMELSRFASYLIPDEEKKAEKFERGLDCRILERVRTLRIRSFTELVTRATIAEEDLQENIEYNNQRKR